One segment of Streptomyces sp. YIM 121038 DNA contains the following:
- a CDS encoding helix-turn-helix transcriptional regulator, translating to MAARPLQIGSVGIRTARTIEILRTERGLSQRQLATRVTALGHPMSNTALSRIERAQRRCDIDDLAALAQALHVPPFALLEGDTAL from the coding sequence ATGGCAGCCCGACCCCTTCAAATCGGTTCAGTAGGAATCCGGACCGCCCGAACCATCGAAATTCTCCGTACCGAGCGCGGACTTTCCCAACGCCAGCTCGCCACCCGTGTGACCGCCCTCGGCCACCCGATGTCGAACACGGCGCTCTCCCGTATCGAACGCGCCCAGCGTCGCTGCGACATCGACGACCTCGCTGCCCTGGCCCAGGCCCTCCACGTCCCGCCCTTCGCCCTCCTGGAGGGCGACACCGCGCTGTGA
- a CDS encoding DUF1883 domain-containing protein, producing the protein MEHAYYDLGSLKRGSTVVVTLRNQANVQVMTRSEYSKYKSGKRYRYLGGRVNRSPHRITIPSNGHWVAAIDLGGRTGRITSSVQVQPPPLGFLPPARNEHGSPARSVAVHEPEEPPGDVLGGQTWDVFISHASEDKGAVARPLRDALTTLGVTVWLDEAQMRIGHSLRRKIDEGIRASRIGIVVLSAPFFAKGWTNHELDGLITRNVAGEQSLLPIWHNLHVEDVRRYSPSLADKVAMSTSDYSIGEIARQIADVVREEEAA; encoded by the coding sequence ATGGAACACGCCTATTACGACCTCGGCAGCCTCAAGAGAGGTTCCACAGTCGTCGTCACCTTGCGCAACCAAGCCAATGTCCAGGTGATGACGCGCAGCGAGTACAGCAAGTACAAGTCGGGGAAGAGGTACCGATACCTGGGCGGTCGCGTCAATCGGTCCCCTCACCGGATCACCATCCCGAGTAACGGACACTGGGTCGCGGCCATCGACCTCGGCGGCCGCACCGGCCGCATCACCTCATCGGTTCAGGTTCAACCGCCTCCGCTGGGCTTCCTGCCCCCAGCCCGCAACGAGCACGGCAGCCCGGCCCGCTCCGTCGCGGTCCATGAGCCGGAGGAGCCCCCTGGCGACGTGCTTGGCGGCCAGACCTGGGACGTCTTCATCTCCCATGCGTCCGAGGACAAAGGAGCTGTTGCCCGCCCCCTTCGAGACGCACTGACCACGCTAGGCGTGACTGTCTGGCTCGACGAAGCCCAGATGCGGATCGGCCACAGCCTCCGTCGCAAGATCGATGAAGGGATTAGAGCAAGCCGAATCGGCATCGTCGTGCTCTCGGCCCCCTTCTTCGCCAAGGGCTGGACCAACCACGAACTCGACGGACTCATCACCCGTAACGTGGCCGGAGAGCAGTCGCTCCTGCCGATCTGGCACAACCTGCACGTTGAAGACGTCCGGCGCTACAGCCCCTCCCTCGCAGACAAGGTGGCGATGAGCACCAGCGACTATTCCATCGGGGAGATCGCACGACAGATCGCTGACGTGGTACGAGAGGAAGAAGCCGCTTAG
- a CDS encoding metallophosphoesterase, translating into MRARYAVPLGITATAAAGIAYSVGIETRMFRLRRVTVPVLPPGMRPLRVLQVSDIHMVSGQRKKQRWLRSLAGLRPDFVINTGDNLSDPEGIPEVLDSLGPLMAFPGAYVFGSNDYYGPKPRNPARYLLEKVQGRHGLNGNPPAVGVVHIDWEDLRDGFDAAGWVNLTNTRGTLKIDGYEIALTGLDDPHIKRDRYEQVAGGPDTGADFSMAVVHAPYLRSLDAFTADGYPLVLAGHTHGGQLCIPFYGALVTNCDLDTDRVKGLSTHEAGGHTSYLHVSAGCGANRYTPLRFACPPEATLLTLTERPARA; encoded by the coding sequence ATGCGCGCGCGATACGCAGTACCTCTGGGAATCACGGCGACGGCCGCGGCCGGAATCGCCTACTCCGTGGGCATCGAGACCCGCATGTTCCGGCTGAGGCGGGTGACGGTTCCCGTGCTGCCGCCGGGGATGCGACCGCTGCGCGTGCTCCAGGTCTCGGACATCCACATGGTGTCCGGGCAGCGCAAGAAGCAGCGCTGGCTGCGTTCGCTCGCGGGCCTGCGCCCCGACTTCGTGATCAACACGGGCGACAACCTGTCGGACCCGGAGGGCATCCCCGAGGTCCTGGACTCGCTGGGCCCGCTGATGGCCTTCCCCGGGGCGTACGTCTTCGGCTCGAACGACTACTACGGGCCCAAACCCCGCAACCCCGCCCGCTACTTGCTGGAGAAGGTCCAGGGCCGCCACGGCCTGAACGGCAACCCGCCCGCGGTGGGCGTCGTCCACATCGACTGGGAGGACCTGCGCGACGGCTTCGACGCGGCGGGCTGGGTCAACCTCACGAACACCCGGGGCACCCTCAAGATCGACGGCTACGAGATCGCGCTGACCGGCCTGGACGACCCGCACATCAAGCGGGACCGGTACGAGCAGGTCGCGGGCGGCCCCGACACCGGCGCCGACTTCTCGATGGCCGTCGTGCACGCCCCCTACCTCCGCTCCCTGGACGCCTTCACCGCCGACGGCTACCCGCTGGTCCTCGCGGGCCACACCCACGGCGGCCAGCTCTGCATCCCCTTCTACGGGGCCCTCGTCACCAACTGCGACCTGGACACGGACCGCGTGAAGGGACTCTCCACGCACGAGGCCGGAGGCCACACCTCCTACCTCCACGTCTCCGCCGGCTGCGGCGCCAACCGCTACACCCCGCTGCGCTTCGCCTGCCCGCCCGAGGCCACGCTCCTGACCCTCACGGAGCGCCCCGCACGGGCCTGA
- a CDS encoding helix-turn-helix domain-containing protein — translation MPRLYVPEEIADVLGCSAWWVKDRARRRLIPFTRVGRAYRFTDEHLAEIIRMHETRPAIPRQRAEAPRAPKSSSPQPSPSSAASTARLRARPPRRAHQSQFGTAA, via the coding sequence CTGCCACGCCTCTACGTCCCCGAGGAGATCGCCGACGTACTCGGCTGCTCCGCCTGGTGGGTCAAGGACCGCGCCCGCCGACGGCTCATCCCCTTCACGAGGGTCGGTCGTGCCTACCGCTTCACCGACGAGCACCTAGCGGAGATCATCCGCATGCACGAGACCCGCCCCGCAATTCCGCGGCAGCGAGCCGAAGCTCCTCGTGCGCCCAAGTCCTCCTCACCTCAGCCTTCTCCGTCGTCTGCCGCGTCCACGGCTCGCCTGCGCGCCCGGCCACCACGCCGAGCCCATCAGAGCCAGTTCGGGACAGCCGCCTAG
- a CDS encoding transglycosylase domain-containing protein, translating into MGNKRSGGGLSPAQQTAKFLGVSVLAGAVLAGIALPAAGVIGLAAKGSVEGFDEIPANLKQPPLSQRTTILDSAGGPIATVYSRDRTVVPLKRISPYMQKAIVAIEDARFYEHGAVDLKGILRALNQNAQSGGVSQGASTLTQQYVKNVFVEEAGDDPAKVAEATQQTLGRKIRELKYAIQVEEELGKKRILKNYLNITYFGQAAYGVEAASQRYFSKPAKDLKLQEAALLAGIVQSPSRYDPVNDATEAKQRRNVVLQRMADTHDISQAEADRAKKTRLDLDVSRPKNGCITAVKGAGFFCKYVEKVFKNDPAFGKSKEARAKLWNRGGLRIRTTLDPQTQRSVQSSIKDHVYRTDEVATAATIVEPGTGKILGMGQSRPFGYGKNETEINLSVDQSMGGGAGYQPGSTFKPIVAAAALERGMSPGKRYSAPYEMPYPSSVAACDGKTWRNDPSRPAKLTNENESEVGPYRLREATAKSVNTYFVQMIGDLGICPVTEMAGKMGVERANGKPMDQAPSIALGTQEVSPLTMASAYATFAARGRYCTPIAIESISTIAGKSLPVPKSTCSRAMSERTADTINTLLKGVVEDGTGKQAGLGARDSAGKTGTTDYRYAAWFAGYTPNMSGAVWVGDPAHERKMIDISIGGRGYGKVFGGEVPGPIWRDAMSGALTGKPDPRFDTVRLPGDRDRDDHDDHDGGGNDGGGNDGDDGKPGDGNGNGGSPWPDIIGGNDNGGNGNGGDGPGGWGDGGGWGDGGRRGRD; encoded by the coding sequence ATGGGAAACAAGCGATCGGGCGGTGGTCTGTCCCCTGCGCAGCAGACCGCCAAGTTCCTGGGCGTCAGCGTGCTCGCGGGCGCGGTGCTCGCCGGGATCGCGCTGCCCGCCGCGGGAGTGATCGGGCTCGCGGCCAAGGGATCCGTCGAGGGCTTCGACGAGATCCCGGCGAACCTGAAGCAGCCGCCGCTGAGCCAGCGCACGACCATCCTGGACTCCGCGGGCGGCCCCATCGCCACCGTGTACTCGCGCGACCGCACCGTGGTCCCGCTGAAGCGCATCTCCCCGTACATGCAGAAGGCGATCGTCGCCATCGAGGACGCCCGGTTCTACGAGCACGGCGCGGTGGACCTCAAGGGCATCCTGCGCGCGCTGAACCAGAACGCGCAGAGCGGCGGCGTCTCCCAGGGCGCCTCGACGCTCACGCAGCAGTACGTGAAGAACGTCTTCGTGGAGGAGGCCGGTGACGACCCCGCGAAGGTCGCCGAGGCCACCCAGCAGACGCTCGGCCGCAAGATCCGCGAACTGAAGTACGCGATCCAGGTCGAGGAGGAGCTCGGCAAGAAGCGGATCCTCAAGAACTACCTGAACATCACGTACTTCGGTCAGGCCGCGTACGGCGTCGAGGCCGCGTCCCAGCGCTACTTCTCCAAGCCGGCCAAGGACCTGAAGCTCCAGGAGGCCGCGCTGCTCGCGGGCATCGTGCAGTCCCCGAGCCGCTACGACCCGGTGAACGACGCGACCGAGGCCAAGCAGCGGCGCAACGTCGTGCTCCAGCGCATGGCCGACACCCACGACATCTCGCAGGCCGAGGCCGACCGCGCCAAGAAGACCCGGCTCGACCTGGACGTGAGCCGCCCCAAGAACGGCTGCATCACCGCCGTGAAGGGCGCCGGGTTCTTCTGCAAGTACGTCGAGAAGGTCTTCAAGAACGACCCGGCGTTCGGCAAGAGCAAGGAGGCCAGGGCCAAGCTCTGGAACCGCGGCGGCCTGCGGATCAGGACCACCCTCGACCCGCAGACCCAGCGCTCGGTGCAGTCCTCGATAAAGGATCACGTCTACCGGACCGACGAGGTGGCGACCGCCGCGACCATCGTCGAGCCGGGCACCGGCAAGATCCTCGGCATGGGCCAGTCGCGCCCCTTCGGCTACGGCAAGAACGAGACCGAGATCAATCTGTCCGTGGACCAGTCGATGGGCGGCGGCGCGGGCTACCAGCCCGGTTCGACGTTCAAGCCGATCGTGGCCGCCGCCGCCCTGGAGCGCGGCATGTCACCGGGCAAGCGCTACTCGGCCCCGTACGAGATGCCGTACCCGTCGAGCGTCGCCGCCTGCGACGGCAAGACGTGGCGCAACGACCCCAGCCGGCCCGCGAAGCTCACCAACGAGAACGAGTCCGAGGTCGGCCCCTACCGGCTGCGGGAGGCCACCGCGAAGTCGGTCAACACCTACTTCGTGCAGATGATCGGCGACCTCGGCATCTGCCCGGTCACCGAGATGGCCGGGAAGATGGGCGTCGAGCGGGCCAACGGCAAGCCGATGGACCAGGCCCCCTCGATCGCGCTCGGCACCCAGGAGGTGTCGCCGCTGACGATGGCGAGCGCGTACGCGACGTTCGCGGCGCGCGGCAGGTACTGCACGCCGATCGCCATCGAGTCGATCAGCACGATCGCGGGCAAGTCCCTTCCGGTGCCGAAGTCGACGTGCTCGCGGGCCATGTCGGAGCGGACCGCCGACACGATCAACACCCTCCTGAAGGGCGTCGTCGAGGACGGCACCGGCAAGCAGGCGGGCCTCGGCGCCCGCGACAGCGCGGGCAAGACGGGTACGACCGACTACCGGTACGCGGCCTGGTTCGCGGGCTACACCCCGAACATGTCGGGCGCGGTCTGGGTCGGTGACCCGGCCCACGAGCGCAAGATGATCGACATCTCCATCGGCGGCCGCGGCTACGGCAAGGTCTTCGGTGGCGAGGTGCCGGGGCCGATCTGGCGCGACGCCATGAGCGGCGCCCTCACGGGCAAGCCCGACCCGCGCTTCGACACCGTCCGGCTGCCGGGCGACCGGGACCGCGACGACCACGACGACCACGACGGCGGTGGGAACGACGGCGGTGGGAACGACGGCGACGACGGCAAGCCGGGTGACGGCAACGGCAACGGCGGGAGCCCCTGGCCGGACATCATCGGCGGCAACGACAACGGCGGCAACGGCAATGGCGGCGACGGCCCGGGCGGTTGGGGCGACGGCGGCGGCTGGGGCGACGGCGGACGGCGCGGACGCGACTGA
- a CDS encoding GatB/YqeY domain-containing protein produces MTTLKSKLQADLNAAIKGRDELRSSTLRMTLAAVTKEEVAGKEKRELSDDEVQKVITREAKKRREAADAFAQGNRPEQAERERAEGEVLAEYLPKQLSDDDLERIVAEAVAEAKGAGAEGPRAMGQVMKIVNPKVAGQAEGGRVAATVKRLLAGS; encoded by the coding sequence ATGACCACGCTCAAGTCGAAGCTTCAGGCCGACCTCAACGCCGCGATCAAGGGGCGCGACGAGCTGCGCTCCTCGACGCTGCGGATGACGCTCGCCGCCGTGACGAAGGAAGAGGTCGCGGGCAAGGAGAAGCGCGAGCTCTCCGACGACGAGGTGCAGAAGGTGATCACCCGCGAGGCGAAGAAGCGCCGCGAGGCGGCCGACGCCTTCGCCCAGGGCAACCGCCCCGAGCAGGCCGAGCGCGAGCGCGCCGAGGGCGAGGTCCTCGCCGAGTACCTGCCCAAGCAGCTCTCCGACGACGACCTGGAGCGGATCGTCGCCGAGGCCGTCGCCGAGGCGAAGGGCGCGGGTGCGGAGGGCCCCCGGGCCATGGGCCAGGTCATGAAGATCGTGAACCCGAAGGTGGCGGGCCAGGCCGAGGGCGGCCGCGTCGCCGCCACGGTCAAGCGCCTCCTCGCGGGCAGCTGA
- a CDS encoding ArsA family ATPase encodes MSLDPARDPLDVDALLDDRKTRIVVCCGSGGVGKTTTAAALGLRAAERGRSVVVLTIDPARRLAQSMGIDSLDNVPRRVEDIKGEGELCAMMLDMKRTFDEIVEAHADEERARAILSNPFYQSLSAGFAGTQEYMAMEKLGQLRARDDWDLIVVDTPPSRSALDFLDAPKRLGSFLDGKLIRLLMAPAKVGGRAGMKFLNVGMSMMTGALGKLLGGQLLRDVQTFVAAMDTMFGGFRKRADATYRLLQAPGTAFLVVASPERDALREAAYFVERLAADDMPLAGLVLNRVHGSGAAGLSAERALAAAENLEERGIVDQEDGKVGGRSSSEAPSSETPASAAPPSSEAPGSSASTGTPPAGPEPAPAPGPAPSGAAAPSAVGASADPAVDRLTAGLLRLHAERMRLIAREQHTRDRFTALHPEVAVAEVAALPGDVHDLAGLRAIGEQLAAAHGTAGPAGAA; translated from the coding sequence ATGAGCCTCGATCCGGCACGTGACCCGCTCGACGTAGACGCGCTGCTCGACGACCGCAAGACGCGCATCGTGGTGTGCTGCGGCTCGGGGGGCGTCGGCAAGACCACGACGGCGGCGGCCCTGGGGCTGCGCGCCGCCGAACGGGGGCGCTCCGTCGTGGTGTTGACGATCGACCCCGCCCGGCGCCTCGCGCAGTCCATGGGGATCGACTCCTTGGACAACGTGCCCCGGCGCGTGGAGGACATCAAGGGCGAGGGCGAGCTGTGCGCCATGATGCTCGACATGAAGCGCACCTTCGACGAGATCGTCGAGGCGCACGCGGACGAGGAACGCGCGCGGGCGATCCTGTCCAACCCCTTCTACCAGTCGCTCTCGGCGGGCTTCGCGGGCACGCAGGAGTACATGGCGATGGAGAAGCTGGGGCAGCTGCGGGCCCGGGACGACTGGGACCTGATCGTCGTGGACACCCCGCCCTCGCGCTCGGCCCTGGACTTCCTGGACGCGCCCAAGCGGCTCGGCTCCTTCCTCGACGGCAAGCTGATCCGGCTCCTGATGGCCCCGGCGAAGGTGGGCGGCCGGGCCGGGATGAAGTTCCTGAACGTCGGCATGTCGATGATGACGGGCGCCCTGGGCAAGCTGCTCGGCGGCCAGCTGCTGCGGGACGTACAGACCTTCGTCGCGGCGATGGACACGATGTTCGGCGGCTTCCGCAAGCGCGCGGACGCCACCTACCGGCTGCTCCAGGCGCCGGGCACGGCGTTCCTCGTGGTGGCGTCGCCGGAGCGGGACGCGCTGCGGGAGGCGGCGTACTTCGTGGAGCGGCTCGCGGCGGACGACATGCCGCTGGCCGGTCTCGTGCTGAACCGCGTGCACGGCAGCGGAGCGGCCGGCCTCTCGGCGGAGCGGGCGCTCGCGGCCGCCGAAAATCTTGAGGAGCGCGGCATTGTGGATCAGGAGGACGGGAAGGTTGGAGGGCGTAGCTCCTCTGAGGCTCCCTCCTCCGAGACCCCCGCCTCAGCGGCTCCCCCCTCTTCTGAGGCCCCCGGCAGTTCAGCGTCCACCGGCACCCCGCCCGCAGGGCCCGAGCCCGCACCAGCACCCGGACCGGCCCCGTCCGGCGCCGCCGCGCCGTCGGCCGTCGGCGCGTCCGCCGACCCCGCCGTCGACCGGCTCACCGCGGGGCTGCTGCGGCTGCACGCGGAGCGGATGCGTCTGATCGCCCGGGAGCAGCACACGCGTGACCGCTTCACCGCGCTCCACCCGGAGGTGGCGGTGGCCGAGGTGGCCGCGCTGCCGGGTGACGTGCACGACCTCGCGGGCCTGCGCGCCATCGGCGAGCAGCTCGCGGCGGCGCACGGCACCGCGGGACCCGCCGGGGCGGCGTGA
- a CDS encoding WhiB family transcriptional regulator: MGWVTDWSAQAACRTTDPDELFVQGAAQNRAKAVCTGCPVRTECLADALDNRVEFGVWGGMTERERRALLRRRPTVTSWRRLLETARSEYERGAGLLPVDLDDEETYESYAAVG, from the coding sequence ATGGGCTGGGTAACCGACTGGAGTGCGCAGGCCGCCTGCCGCACTACCGATCCGGATGAACTGTTCGTACAAGGAGCAGCGCAGAACAGGGCCAAGGCGGTGTGCACCGGCTGCCCGGTGCGGACCGAGTGCCTGGCCGACGCGCTGGACAACCGCGTCGAGTTCGGCGTGTGGGGCGGAATGACGGAGCGGGAGCGCCGTGCGCTGCTGCGCAGGCGCCCCACCGTCACCTCGTGGCGCAGGCTCCTGGAGACAGCGCGCTCCGAGTACGAGCGCGGCGCGGGCCTGCTGCCCGTGGACTTGGACGACGAGGAGACGTACGAGAGCTACGCGGCCGTGGGCTGA